The following proteins come from a genomic window of Leptospira bandrabouensis:
- a CDS encoding TonB-dependent receptor plug domain-containing protein — protein MKSAKLKLNKLLLGIFVFCIGSPIFAVSIRAKLINPKKEIAEKNLSVLIFETKKFAQTDAEGNVTLEFPSPGDYTLRLLRDTGIQEIKISVGSEDESRTIYTEKKASAPRTGIVVEGEREKTVASRTKVRYEEIKRMPGTFGEALRALETLPGVIPNIGFGGGANGIIVRGANPNANTYLYDDLPILYPFHLDGLTSVIHNDLIKSIDLYSGAYPANFNNATGGIIEIETVDAVQKTKGAFQVSLWNTTAYAATPTSGGKGYLAIAGKLGYLDKSLGATGLLPEGIRLPRYNDSQIKYVHNFTPEHQIAFYNLTAQDNFAINVPNKPVNDPTSSAFALLSGAKASFGQSFRTTALRYTWIPGDKFQNRITLINFDPIGEYNVGFGSIQGKQYQRGSYVGVRQDAYWTATKFLKVDFGTEVRKFSFRDYGTEVALRDPTNPSPNPYNSSNPDFVGRPISIRGVSPYYNAYTTLHFKFGNFLFEPGARYDYIQVTGNGALTPRATASYTFPEIGKGMTVYGSGGDVSRFPLTTNFNAETGNPDLRFERARKVSAGIDQKIDQVWQVKVEMFKNQFTDTIIDDPYASTPVGLNPDKGQWLTQPIVANRPLNYSNRATGWSHGYELLIRKNARPGTRDWFGWISYTWSQSFQNTNLYQIYEGDNSQIGGIERKILAAYFPNSKEQLAPWDRTHVANLIYGWRMNEGFQIGGRWSYLTSIPSRPVVGDDGGKFSNPLNGLTYWNPQYSNNPYTSEYGNVKRGTDFHRLDIRFDIFENYSWGYLNWYLEIVNVYMRKNKNGFDFDNSRPFSATNPKENDTFGTLQLPGGTVIPFFNVGMEVHF, from the coding sequence ATGAAATCAGCAAAACTCAAATTAAATAAATTATTATTAGGGATTTTTGTTTTTTGTATTGGATCCCCAATATTTGCGGTAAGTATCCGTGCAAAACTCATTAATCCCAAAAAGGAAATTGCAGAGAAGAACCTATCAGTTCTTATTTTTGAAACCAAAAAATTCGCACAAACGGATGCAGAAGGAAATGTCACATTAGAGTTTCCATCTCCCGGCGACTACACCTTGCGCTTGTTACGTGATACAGGAATCCAAGAAATAAAGATATCTGTTGGATCTGAAGACGAATCAAGGACTATTTATACAGAAAAAAAAGCAAGTGCTCCAAGAACCGGGATTGTTGTGGAAGGAGAACGAGAAAAGACCGTAGCTTCCCGAACCAAAGTTCGTTATGAAGAAATCAAAAGGATGCCAGGAACTTTTGGAGAAGCACTTCGTGCGTTGGAAACACTTCCTGGAGTCATTCCTAATATTGGATTTGGTGGAGGAGCCAATGGGATCATTGTTCGTGGTGCGAACCCAAATGCAAACACATACCTATACGATGATCTTCCAATATTATATCCCTTCCACTTAGATGGTTTAACTTCAGTTATCCATAATGATTTAATTAAGTCAATTGACCTATATTCAGGTGCATACCCAGCAAACTTTAATAATGCAACTGGTGGTATCATTGAAATTGAAACTGTCGATGCAGTTCAAAAAACAAAAGGGGCATTTCAAGTTTCCTTATGGAATACAACTGCTTACGCTGCCACACCCACTTCAGGTGGAAAAGGATATTTGGCAATTGCAGGTAAACTTGGATATCTAGATAAATCATTAGGAGCAACAGGATTATTACCTGAGGGAATTCGTCTTCCTCGTTACAATGATTCTCAAATTAAGTACGTCCATAACTTCACACCTGAACACCAAATCGCTTTTTATAACTTAACAGCACAAGATAACTTTGCAATAAACGTTCCGAATAAACCTGTTAATGATCCAACAAGTTCTGCCTTTGCACTACTCAGTGGTGCAAAAGCTAGTTTTGGTCAAAGTTTTAGGACAACTGCCTTGCGATACACTTGGATTCCAGGTGATAAATTTCAAAACCGTATCACATTAATTAACTTTGATCCAATAGGTGAATACAATGTTGGTTTTGGTTCAATCCAAGGAAAACAATACCAAAGAGGAAGTTATGTTGGTGTTCGTCAAGATGCCTATTGGACAGCTACAAAGTTTCTAAAAGTTGATTTTGGAACAGAAGTTAGAAAATTCTCTTTTAGAGATTACGGAACAGAAGTAGCTTTACGCGATCCAACCAATCCATCACCTAACCCATACAATTCGTCCAATCCAGACTTCGTCGGAAGACCTATTAGCATTCGAGGTGTATCTCCGTATTACAATGCATACACGACTCTTCATTTTAAGTTCGGAAACTTTCTATTTGAACCGGGAGCGCGTTACGATTATATTCAAGTTACAGGAAATGGTGCGTTAACACCAAGGGCAACTGCCTCCTATACCTTTCCTGAAATTGGGAAAGGAATGACTGTATACGGAAGTGGTGGTGATGTTTCCAGATTCCCTTTAACAACAAACTTTAATGCAGAAACAGGAAACCCTGATTTAAGATTTGAACGAGCAAGAAAAGTCAGTGCAGGAATTGACCAAAAAATTGATCAAGTATGGCAAGTAAAAGTGGAAATGTTTAAAAACCAATTCACTGATACCATCATTGATGATCCTTATGCATCTACTCCTGTTGGTTTAAATCCTGATAAAGGCCAATGGTTAACACAACCTATCGTCGCCAATCGGCCATTAAACTATTCAAACCGGGCTACAGGTTGGTCACATGGTTATGAACTTTTGATACGTAAAAATGCACGTCCAGGAACAAGAGACTGGTTTGGTTGGATTTCCTATACTTGGTCACAATCATTTCAAAATACAAATTTATACCAAATTTATGAAGGTGATAATTCGCAAATTGGTGGAATCGAAAGAAAAATCCTCGCCGCATATTTTCCAAACTCAAAAGAACAATTAGCACCTTGGGATAGGACTCACGTTGCGAACTTAATTTACGGTTGGAGAATGAATGAAGGTTTTCAAATTGGTGGAAGGTGGAGTTATTTAACATCGATTCCTTCTAGACCAGTTGTTGGAGATGATGGCGGTAAGTTTTCAAATCCACTGAATGGCCTAACTTATTGGAACCCACAATACTCTAACAACCCTTACACATCCGAATACGGTAATGTAAAACGAGGAACAGATTTCCATAGACTAGATATTCGATTTGATATTTTTGAAAATTATTCATGGGGATACCTAAACTGGTATTTGGAAATCGTAAACGTTTATATGAGAAAAAATAAAAACGGATTTGATTTTGACAATTCTCGTCCTTTTTCCGCAACCAATCCCAAGGAGAACGATACCTTCGGAACCTTACAGCTGCCAGGTGGAACAGTAATTCCATTCTTTAACGTTGGTATGGAGGTACATTTCTAA
- a CDS encoding LIC20211 family lipoprotein: MKHYFTVASFFFLSLGLMNCASSSVGIATSNKPIPNAPYETVKTVEKTFTWYALDLILFGLPFTEPPITDLYEKVMEEDSGDALVNIRYWNDKSIFGPLTRYRFTIKGDLVRFSAQTTPKSKK, translated from the coding sequence ATGAAACATTATTTTACAGTCGCTAGTTTCTTCTTTTTATCTTTAGGATTAATGAATTGTGCCTCTTCTTCCGTTGGAATTGCCACAAGCAACAAACCAATTCCCAACGCTCCTTACGAAACAGTAAAAACTGTAGAGAAAACCTTTACGTGGTATGCACTTGATTTAATCCTTTTTGGTTTGCCGTTCACAGAGCCACCCATCACTGATTTGTATGAAAAAGTTATGGAAGAAGATTCTGGAGATGCTCTCGTGAATATTCGTTATTGGAACGACAAATCTATATTTGGACCATTAACTAGATATCGATTTACTATCAAAGGGGACTTGGTCCGTTTCTCCGCACAAACAACTCCTAAAAGCAAAAAATAG
- a CDS encoding LytR/AlgR family response regulator transcription factor: MESSSYSVLIIEDEYPARMLMMDYVMNCPELKLAGIAESGDKALNLLHEKHFDLVFMDINLPAVNGMDILRKEHSRSTFFIITTAYSEHAVEAFDLDATDYLLKPFSFERFRKSVDKALRFLQETKQNKQPPQGKLTNLKIQSDSAVFLLSFDDIQFISANNKSCVIHTSQKDYETSKLLKEIEEKLPSEQFIRIHKGFLVNLNYVASLRYDKGGSYTIQLKNEDETTLPVGRSFAQNLKEALKL; this comes from the coding sequence ATGGAATCATCCTCCTATTCTGTATTAATCATCGAAGACGAATACCCAGCAAGGATGCTAATGATGGATTACGTCATGAACTGTCCCGAGCTAAAATTAGCAGGCATTGCAGAAAGTGGGGACAAGGCATTAAACCTCCTTCATGAAAAACATTTTGATTTAGTGTTTATGGATATCAACCTTCCTGCAGTGAATGGGATGGATATTTTAAGGAAAGAACATAGTAGATCGACTTTTTTTATCATCACAACTGCATATAGTGAACACGCAGTCGAAGCATTTGATTTAGACGCCACTGATTATTTGCTAAAACCATTTTCGTTTGAAAGATTTAGAAAGTCCGTAGACAAAGCTTTACGTTTTTTGCAAGAAACAAAACAAAACAAACAACCGCCCCAAGGAAAATTAACGAATCTCAAGATACAATCAGATTCTGCTGTATTTTTACTTTCCTTTGATGATATACAGTTTATTTCAGCAAATAACAAAAGTTGTGTGATCCATACCTCCCAAAAAGACTACGAAACTTCAAAATTACTTAAGGAAATTGAAGAAAAACTGCCTTCAGAACAATTCATTCGTATACATAAAGGATTTTTAGTTAATTTGAATTATGTGGCAAGCCTTCGTTATGACAAGGGCGGTTCTTATACGATCCAACTAAAAAACGAGGATGAAACTACCCTCCCCGTAGGCCGTTCCTTTGCTCAAAACCTAAAAGAAGCACTTAAATTGTAG
- a CDS encoding PP2C family protein-serine/threonine phosphatase — protein MRFLSFIFPILLTSVFSLSSEPLKVSPKYLTTLSEGWTFTSQGKTIPIQVGKGLALQGMNPPVHGSYKTSFYYEPNNKPLGIYLDRIQEVDKLFVNGVLLGETGSVSSDGFYSPNWYYKRLYFIPSSVLKVNEPNDLELEIHFRNKTFQGGLFRKIPVMGNYEQLQEFIIKEDGRDFCFIMLFFGIGAYQIFSIILKRQAKSNFYLLLSTLIFVMWRLPLLNISYTYTDFSFFFWLKVFFTAQTLLPISIFLFSYSLFQTKLQLKERLLIFFLLCLAFFQTWNLEIPTRILLLRIWEFSLILVVFFIIRGVIRAAKAKKAEAYFLTAGFICICIGTTIDIIIDVTSGKNIYLTQYGFLVLMILSGVAISYRHAKNEKELSILTKDLEIRVRERTLELREKNQDLEQDLFFASQLQSYLLPKEHPNTIGIRIHSTYLPMKQVGGDLYDWVELDENRLLLLIADVAGHGVPAAFVSSMVKVQFRESTKNIKSPKDVLEHMNQALTSLVSRYFITACCALIDTNVKTITFSTAGHPNPLIYNRDKSKFEFMNIKGPIIGWRESFTYDEWTHNIETGDRYFFFTDGVTEARAENKLFGESKILDLLERGKDKDIKTLSQEIIVQISKFSEEELKDDVTFLFIDIT, from the coding sequence ATGAGATTCCTCTCATTTATTTTCCCTATTTTACTTACCTCAGTTTTTTCGCTCTCCTCGGAACCACTAAAAGTAAGTCCGAAGTACCTGACGACACTTTCAGAGGGTTGGACATTTACGTCCCAAGGGAAAACAATTCCCATCCAAGTAGGAAAAGGTCTCGCCTTACAAGGAATGAACCCACCGGTCCACGGCTCCTATAAAACCTCCTTCTATTATGAACCAAACAACAAACCACTTGGTATTTACTTAGACCGAATTCAAGAGGTCGACAAACTTTTTGTGAATGGGGTATTGTTAGGAGAAACAGGTTCTGTCTCTAGTGATGGATTTTATTCCCCAAACTGGTATTACAAACGTCTTTATTTTATCCCAAGTTCGGTTCTTAAAGTCAACGAACCCAATGATCTAGAATTGGAAATTCATTTTAGAAACAAAACATTCCAAGGTGGATTGTTTAGAAAAATTCCAGTCATGGGGAATTATGAACAATTACAAGAATTCATCATCAAAGAAGATGGACGTGACTTTTGTTTTATCATGTTGTTTTTTGGAATTGGTGCTTACCAAATTTTTTCCATTATACTCAAAAGACAGGCTAAATCTAATTTTTATCTCCTCTTATCTACACTTATATTTGTTATGTGGAGATTACCACTTTTAAACATTAGTTATACTTACACAGATTTTTCTTTTTTCTTTTGGTTAAAAGTATTTTTCACTGCACAAACTTTACTCCCTATATCTATCTTTTTATTTAGTTATTCTTTATTTCAAACCAAACTCCAACTCAAAGAAAGATTATTAATTTTTTTCCTTCTTTGCCTTGCATTTTTCCAGACTTGGAATTTAGAAATCCCAACAAGAATTTTATTACTTCGAATTTGGGAATTCTCATTGATCCTTGTGGTATTTTTTATCATCCGAGGAGTCATTCGAGCTGCTAAAGCAAAAAAAGCTGAAGCCTACTTTTTAACCGCCGGTTTCATTTGTATCTGCATCGGAACAACCATTGATATCATTATCGATGTGACCTCCGGAAAAAATATATACCTAACACAGTATGGTTTTTTAGTATTAATGATTCTTTCGGGAGTGGCAATCTCCTATAGACATGCAAAAAATGAAAAAGAACTCTCTATACTAACAAAGGATTTAGAGATTAGAGTTCGAGAAAGAACTTTAGAACTCCGTGAAAAAAATCAGGATTTAGAACAGGACCTATTTTTTGCCTCACAGCTTCAAAGTTATCTACTACCTAAAGAACATCCAAACACGATTGGAATTCGAATCCATAGCACGTATCTACCGATGAAACAAGTGGGTGGGGATTTGTATGATTGGGTTGAATTGGATGAAAACCGTCTGCTTTTGTTAATTGCTGATGTTGCTGGACATGGGGTTCCTGCCGCTTTTGTCTCTTCTATGGTAAAGGTACAATTCAGAGAATCAACTAAAAACATCAAGTCACCAAAGGATGTTTTAGAACATATGAACCAAGCACTTACTTCACTTGTCAGTAGATATTTTATCACCGCATGTTGTGCATTGATAGATACAAATGTAAAAACAATTACCTTTTCAACTGCTGGCCATCCAAACCCTCTTATTTATAATCGTGACAAAAGTAAATTTGAATTTATGAATATCAAAGGTCCGATTATAGGATGGAGGGAATCTTTTACTTACGATGAATGGACTCACAATATAGAAACTGGTGATCGTTACTTTTTTTTCACTGATGGTGTTACAGAAGCTCGCGCCGAAAATAAATTGTTTGGTGAAAGCAAAATACTTGATTTACTGGAGAGAGGAAAAGACAAAGATATCAAAACGTTATCTCAAGAAATTATCGTACAAATTTCAAAGTTTTCCGAAGAGGAACTTAAAGACGATGTCACTTTTTTATTTATTGATATAACTTAA